One Phoenix dactylifera cultivar Barhee BC4 chromosome 14, palm_55x_up_171113_PBpolish2nd_filt_p, whole genome shotgun sequence DNA window includes the following coding sequences:
- the LOC103696280 gene encoding uncharacterized protein LOC103696280 — MASSSTSSSSSSSSGFFAICLLHSAVAVTCGALMMFYLNEISVFGHGRETARKLQGSTPHDQLLIQTSDSFAGLLLMAIGLLLFMVAFVKDRDFQAFFAKGCILLHASMALWRVYFERRVDDLARDWPRQLVGDIVLSLSWVLFLVYSWREKYD, encoded by the coding sequence ATGGCATCGTCATCGacttcgtcgtcgtcgtcgtcgtcctcGGGGTTCTTCGCAATCTGCCTGCTCCACTCGGCCGTGGCGGTGACCTGCGGCGCGCTGATGATGTTCTACCTGAACGAGATCTCTGTCTTCGGGCACGGGAGAGAGACGGCGAGGAAGCTCCAGGGGTCGACTCCGCATGACCAGCTCCTGATCCAGACATCGGATTCTTTCGCCGGGCTTCTCCTCATGGCGATCGGACTTCTCCTCTTCATGGTGGCATTTGTGAAGGATCGGGATTTCCAGGCGTTCTTCGCAAAAGGCTGCATCCTCCTCCATGCTTCCATGGCCCTCTGGCGCGTCTACTTTGAGCGCCGCGTCGACGACCTCGCCCGCGACTGGCCTCGCCAGCTTGTCGGCGATATTGTGCTCAGCCTCTCCTGGGTCCTCTTCCTCGTCTACTCCTGGAGGGAGAAGTATGACTGA